The following proteins come from a genomic window of Polaribacter dokdonensis:
- the argS gene encoding arginine--tRNA ligase, with the protein MNIQHIIESSVKKGFSTLYDTAIPSVEFQATRKEFDGDITVVVFPMLRFKKGNPVQIGEDLGKYLVENVTEITNYNVVKGFLNLVIADAFYLDFFNSIYNEANFGTVTPKDDEKAIMVEYSSPNTNKPLHLGHVRNNLLGFSVSEIIKAAGKKVYKTQIINDRGIHICKSMLAWQKFGEGETPESTGLKGDKLVGNYYVKFDQEYKKETAQLIEEGKTEEEAKKEAPLLVEAQEMLRKWEAGDDAVVSLWKEMNGWVYAGFDTTYKNMGVDFDTLYYESDTYLLGKDVVAQGLEKGVFFKKEDGSVWCDLTNEGLDEKIVLRSDGTAVYMTQDIGTAIQRVKDFPDVGGMVYTVGNEQDYHFQVLFLILKKLGFDWAKQLHHLSYGMVDLPSGKMKSREGTVVDADDLMVEMTTTAKEISEELGKLDGYSEDEKNELYKTIGLGALKYFVLKVDPKKRILFDPKSSVDFQGNTGPFIQYTYARIQSIIRKSSFDYSNSVTIDLHEKEKELLKQLALFPETIQQAATNYSPAVVANYTYDLVKEFNSFYQNVSILGEENQDKKIFRVQLSKKVADTIKIAFSLLGIQVPERM; encoded by the coding sequence ATGAATATTCAGCACATAATAGAAAGCAGCGTAAAAAAAGGTTTTTCAACCTTATATGATACAGCAATTCCGTCTGTAGAATTCCAAGCAACTCGCAAAGAGTTTGATGGCGATATTACTGTAGTTGTTTTTCCAATGTTACGTTTTAAGAAAGGTAATCCTGTTCAAATAGGAGAAGATTTAGGAAAGTACCTAGTAGAGAATGTTACAGAAATTACCAATTATAATGTAGTAAAAGGTTTCTTAAACTTAGTAATTGCAGATGCTTTTTATTTAGATTTTTTCAACTCCATTTATAATGAAGCAAATTTTGGAACTGTTACTCCAAAAGATGATGAAAAAGCAATTATGGTAGAGTATTCATCTCCTAACACCAACAAACCTTTACACTTAGGTCATGTTCGTAATAATTTATTAGGATTTTCAGTATCTGAAATTATAAAAGCGGCTGGTAAAAAAGTGTATAAAACTCAAATTATAAATGATAGAGGAATCCATATCTGTAAGTCTATGTTGGCTTGGCAAAAATTTGGAGAAGGTGAAACACCTGAATCTACAGGTTTAAAAGGTGATAAGTTAGTTGGTAATTATTATGTAAAATTTGACCAAGAATATAAGAAAGAAACTGCACAACTAATAGAGGAAGGTAAAACTGAAGAGGAAGCAAAAAAAGAAGCTCCTCTATTAGTAGAAGCTCAAGAAATGCTTAGAAAATGGGAAGCAGGAGATGATGCTGTAGTTTCACTTTGGAAAGAGATGAATGGTTGGGTTTACGCTGGTTTTGATACTACCTACAAAAATATGGGTGTAGATTTTGATACACTTTATTACGAAAGTGATACTTATTTATTAGGTAAAGATGTTGTTGCGCAAGGTCTAGAAAAAGGAGTGTTTTTTAAAAAAGAAGATGGTTCTGTTTGGTGTGATTTAACTAATGAAGGTTTAGACGAAAAAATTGTTTTACGTTCAGATGGTACAGCAGTTTACATGACACAAGATATTGGTACAGCTATACAAAGAGTAAAAGATTTTCCTGATGTTGGTGGTATGGTTTATACTGTTGGTAATGAGCAAGATTATCATTTTCAGGTTTTATTTTTGATCTTAAAAAAACTAGGTTTTGATTGGGCAAAACAATTGCACCATTTAAGTTATGGAATGGTAGATTTACCTTCTGGTAAAATGAAATCTAGAGAAGGTACAGTCGTAGATGCAGATGATTTAATGGTTGAAATGACTACTACTGCTAAAGAAATATCTGAAGAATTGGGCAAATTAGATGGTTATTCTGAAGATGAAAAAAATGAATTGTACAAAACAATTGGTTTAGGAGCGTTAAAATATTTTGTTTTAAAAGTAGATCCTAAAAAAAGGATTTTATTCGACCCAAAATCTTCAGTAGATTTTCAAGGAAATACTGGGCCTTTTATTCAATATACTTATGCCAGAATACAGTCTATCATAAGAAAATCTTCATTTGATTATTCTAACTCTGTAACTATAGATTTACATGAAAAGGAAAAAGAATTGCTTAAACAATTGGCATTGTTTCCAGAAACTATTCAGCAAGCAGCAACAAATTATTCACCTGCTGTAGTTGCAAATTACACATATGATTTGGTTAAGGAATTCAATTCATTTTATCAAAATGTATCAATTTTAGGAGAAGAAAATCAAGATAAAAAAATATTTAGAGTACAATTATCTAAAAAAGTAGCAGATACTATAAAAATAGCCTTTTCTTTATTAGGTATTCAAGTGCCAGAAAGAATGTAA
- the lpdA gene encoding dihydrolipoyl dehydrogenase codes for MKYDIIIIGSGPGGYVTGIRASQLGFKVAIVEKESLGGICLNWGCIPTKALLKSAQVYDYLKHVDQYGLKAEAIDKDFDAVIKRSRGVADGMSKGVQFLMKKNKIDVINGFGKIKTGKKVDVTAEDGTVTEYSADNIIIATGARSRELPNLPQDGEKVIGYRKAMTLPKQPKSMIVVGSGAIGVEFAHFYNTMGTEVTIVEYMPNLVPVEDIDISKQFERSVKKSGIKVMTNSSVESVDTSGEGVIATVKTKKGEQKLEADILLSAVGIKSNIENIGLEDVGIIVDRDKILVNDYYQTNIPGYYAIGDVVPGQALAHVASAEGITCVEKLAGLHTEPIDYGNVPGCTYATPEIASVGLTEAKAKEAGYDLKVGKFPFSASGKAKAAGTPDGFVKVIFDAKYGEWLGCHMIGAGVTDMIAEAVLGRKLETTGHEVLKTIHPHPTMSEAVMEAVADAYDEVIHL; via the coding sequence ATGAAATACGATATTATAATTATTGGAAGTGGACCTGGAGGATATGTAACAGGAATTAGAGCTTCTCAATTAGGCTTTAAAGTTGCAATTGTAGAGAAAGAATCTTTAGGAGGAATCTGTCTTAACTGGGGTTGTATACCAACGAAAGCATTATTAAAATCGGCTCAGGTTTATGATTATTTAAAGCATGTAGATCAATATGGTCTTAAAGCAGAAGCTATAGACAAAGATTTTGATGCGGTAATTAAACGTAGTAGAGGTGTTGCAGATGGAATGAGCAAAGGTGTTCAATTCTTAATGAAGAAAAACAAAATTGATGTAATTAACGGTTTTGGTAAAATTAAAACTGGTAAAAAAGTAGATGTAACTGCAGAAGATGGTACTGTAACAGAATACTCTGCAGATAATATTATTATTGCAACTGGAGCACGCTCTAGAGAGTTGCCAAACTTACCTCAAGATGGAGAAAAAGTAATTGGTTACAGAAAAGCAATGACATTGCCTAAACAACCAAAATCTATGATTGTTGTAGGTTCTGGAGCAATTGGTGTAGAATTTGCTCATTTTTACAATACAATGGGTACAGAAGTAACTATTGTCGAATATATGCCAAATTTAGTACCTGTAGAAGACATAGATATTTCTAAGCAATTTGAACGTTCTGTAAAAAAATCAGGAATTAAAGTAATGACAAACTCATCTGTAGAATCTGTAGATACTTCAGGCGAAGGCGTTATTGCAACTGTAAAAACAAAAAAAGGAGAACAAAAATTAGAAGCGGATATTTTATTATCAGCAGTTGGTATCAAATCTAATATCGAAAATATCGGTTTAGAAGATGTGGGTATCATTGTAGATAGAGATAAAATTTTAGTAAATGATTACTACCAAACTAACATACCTGGTTATTATGCTATTGGAGATGTTGTACCTGGACAAGCATTAGCACACGTTGCTTCTGCTGAAGGTATTACTTGTGTAGAAAAACTAGCTGGTTTACATACAGAACCTATAGATTATGGTAATGTTCCTGGGTGTACTTATGCAACTCCAGAAATAGCTTCAGTTGGTTTAACAGAAGCCAAAGCAAAAGAAGCTGGTTACGATTTAAAAGTTGGTAAATTCCCTTTCTCTGCATCAGGTAAAGCAAAAGCAGCTGGTACTCCAGATGGTTTTGTAAAAGTAATTTTTGATGCTAAGTATGGAGAGTGGTTAGGATGTCATATGATTGGTGCTGGAGTTACAGATATGATTGCTGAAGCAGTGCTTGGTCGTAAGCTAGAAACTACTGGTCATGAAGTATTAAAAACCATACATCCTCACCCAACAATGAGTGAAGCAGTAATGGAAGCTGTGGCTGATGCTTATGATGAGGTAATTCACCTATAA
- a CDS encoding HEAT repeat domain-containing protein, whose protein sequence is MITIGTIRRRHNRLQKTLKNSVPEIVKLFSEILFTEKDFTEQEIFSDFEEVVDEVNRESLDIAVDVLVEFKNDHRESEKYPLIISALGIVEHLERKFDSRSNKEKIDAFQEAFVLDLNKFDSKVLRYAYSKNKVIRKEARNSYLALSSNDPYRFFDEFDRDLSKWDEIELMQYLKLQKERGNLEGLGKWINYSKNDSLVVFLIKMVGYFNQKGIDEILLEKLEDENALVRAEAILTLGELHISETEQDLIDRYYTEPEICQVAIVKTIRKFNSGKSLMFLNEIFKESNNTDTKKIIAEAILNYSYEGKIAFQNLKSTLKGFELTILKHVETPLIKYK, encoded by the coding sequence ATGATTACTATTGGTACAATTAGAAGAAGGCATAACAGATTACAGAAAACATTAAAAAATAGTGTTCCTGAAATCGTTAAGTTATTCTCAGAAATTTTATTTACCGAAAAAGATTTTACAGAGCAAGAAATTTTTTCTGATTTTGAAGAAGTGGTAGATGAAGTAAACCGAGAATCTTTAGATATAGCTGTAGATGTTTTGGTCGAGTTTAAAAACGATCATAGAGAATCTGAAAAATATCCTTTAATTATTAGTGCATTAGGTATTGTAGAACACTTGGAGCGAAAATTCGATTCACGTTCTAACAAAGAAAAAATTGATGCCTTTCAAGAAGCTTTTGTTTTAGATTTAAATAAATTTGATTCAAAGGTTTTACGTTATGCCTACAGTAAAAACAAAGTAATTAGAAAAGAAGCTAGAAACTCATACCTAGCTTTAAGTTCCAATGATCCATACCGATTTTTTGACGAATTTGATAGAGATCTTAGTAAGTGGGATGAAATTGAACTAATGCAATACCTTAAACTTCAAAAAGAAAGAGGTAACTTAGAGGGTCTAGGAAAATGGATTAACTATTCTAAAAATGATTCTTTAGTTGTTTTTCTAATTAAAATGGTAGGTTACTTTAATCAAAAAGGTATTGACGAAATTTTATTAGAAAAGTTAGAAGACGAAAATGCATTGGTGAGAGCTGAAGCAATTTTAACATTAGGAGAATTACACATTTCTGAAACCGAACAAGATTTAATTGACAGATACTATACTGAGCCAGAAATTTGTCAGGTGGCCATTGTAAAAACAATTAGAAAGTTCAATAGTGGTAAATCTTTAATGTTTTTAAATGAAATTTTTAAAGAATCTAACAATACAGATACCAAAAAAATTATTGCTGAGGCAATACTAAATTATAGTTACGAAGGTAAAATTGCCTTTCAAAATCTAAAGAGTACACTAAAAGGTTTCGAACTTACCATTCTGAAACATGTAGAAACTCCTTTAATTAAATATAAATAG
- a CDS encoding glycosyltransferase family 2 protein gives MFEIFVKIYEYFIFFYATALILSYIVLAIFSFIAINRYKSYNTDIDDEELLSSHLAPGISVIAPAYNEEKTIIVNVKSLLTLNYPLFEVIIVNDGSKDKTLDLLIEEFDLVEAPFAYTEKIKTKPYKRTFKSTNPKYDILTIVDKENGGTKADAFNAGLNASVFPYYLNTDVDCILARNTLTKMIKPILNAKVRVIAVGATLRMSNNCEIEEGVITRVRPPKALIPRFQELEYIRSYLLGKMGWELINSVPNVSGGLGMFDKEIAIKAGGYGADSHAEDMDMMTRMAAHMMNNRLDYKIGYIPLSCCWTEGPPNLQILGRQRTRWASGLFQMFSEHRKILFNPGYKRLGMVTFPYIFIFEFLAPIIEAFGILFSIFLLFYGYVNWTFAPLILLYSYTFALMISSIVIIWDQMTFKYYNTTREVLTLFLTAFIEPIIYHPLIMFFSLKGYFSFITSQELAWGTMTRKGFDNDDKNKKSGGDTKNSGDNSSSNDFEPIKT, from the coding sequence ATGTTTGAAATTTTTGTAAAAATTTACGAGTATTTTATATTTTTCTATGCTACAGCTTTGATCTTAAGCTATATAGTATTAGCCATCTTTTCATTTATTGCCATCAATAGATATAAAAGTTATAATACAGATATAGATGATGAAGAATTATTAAGCTCTCACTTAGCTCCAGGAATTTCAGTAATTGCACCTGCTTACAATGAGGAGAAAACAATTATTGTAAATGTAAAATCATTATTAACATTAAACTACCCTTTATTTGAGGTAATTATTGTTAATGATGGTAGTAAAGACAAAACACTAGACCTTTTAATTGAGGAATTCGATTTGGTAGAAGCACCTTTTGCTTACACAGAAAAGATTAAAACAAAACCTTACAAAAGAACGTTTAAATCTACAAACCCTAAGTATGACATTCTTACAATTGTAGATAAAGAAAATGGAGGTACAAAAGCTGATGCCTTTAATGCAGGTTTAAATGCTTCTGTTTTTCCATATTACTTAAACACAGATGTAGATTGTATTTTAGCAAGAAACACACTAACTAAAATGATTAAACCCATTTTAAATGCGAAAGTTAGGGTAATTGCTGTTGGGGCAACACTTAGAATGTCTAACAACTGTGAAATTGAAGAAGGAGTAATTACTAGAGTAAGACCACCAAAGGCCTTAATTCCACGTTTTCAAGAACTAGAATATATACGTTCTTATTTACTAGGAAAAATGGGTTGGGAGTTAATTAACTCTGTACCAAATGTTTCAGGAGGTCTAGGAATGTTTGATAAAGAAATTGCTATTAAAGCAGGTGGTTATGGGGCTGATTCTCATGCAGAGGACATGGATATGATGACACGTATGGCTGCTCATATGATGAATAACAGGCTTGATTACAAAATCGGATATATACCTCTTTCTTGTTGTTGGACAGAAGGACCACCAAACTTACAGATTCTAGGAAGACAAAGAACAAGATGGGCCAGTGGATTATTTCAAATGTTTAGTGAACACAGAAAAATTCTATTTAATCCAGGATATAAAAGATTAGGAATGGTAACCTTTCCTTACATTTTTATATTTGAGTTTTTAGCTCCTATTATTGAAGCCTTTGGAATTTTATTCTCTATTTTCTTATTATTTTATGGTTATGTAAACTGGACGTTTGCACCTTTAATACTTTTATATTCATACACGTTTGCCTTAATGATTTCATCAATTGTAATTATTTGGGATCAAATGACGTTTAAATATTACAACACAACAAGAGAAGTACTTACGCTGTTTTTAACAGCCTTTATAGAACCCATAATCTATCACCCATTAATTATGTTTTTCTCATTAAAAGGATATTTCAGTTTCATTACATCTCAAGAACTTGCTTGGGGAACAATGACAAGAAAAGGGTTTGATAATGATGATAAGAACAAAAAATCAGGTGGTGATACAAAGAATTCAGGAGACAATAGTTCATCTAACGATTTTGAACCAATAAAAACATAA
- a CDS encoding tetratricopeptide repeat protein, with amino-acid sequence MKINKSIGILIVILLSQVSLQAQEIYDSSDLYFEKAKASIANEEFSRAAKLSWRGLQLAPDDLDLKTLLGAANLQLGRYDTARWVLRQVYEKRRKNPDILKYLVNIEQTTQRYSDAICFVNELLEITPYSRGWHMRKIAIYKEMGNYEEAERALKRIYQIYPNDSQLKEEYNYIMIGDGDEAIKSKNYEEASEIYKTIITNTPENKDAYIGIIRNEMQKGNPEAALQYTNRSLLELPLDRELVEKKIGLLEALGRHEEAIVYIESQPIKDAFPDIYKNTRPYLMQQSADFNEYNDPYEINKKLAETGNSVALDYVIKNSLGKGYYVDAEYFLNIALKRSPNSKDYLIKQMELYKATLNTEEYNKSVLALHEKFPTDTDITYAYNKLMYDTAKDYVASNQDQLALPIFEELVSSPDFQKEAEQQIYGIYISQQKYDEATDQIDKLIGLDPNNPDFLRRKSTLYQEMELFDDALEITRNLEQNYPLNQTYPALYVDQIEAYATYLMREQRYRAVIPVVEDGLSRENNNKRLLDIAINAASAIPDYEKGINYGLSALSFYPNNKNFKLKLSNLYSQNKEYTKAKGVLDTLRTTYIYDRKIKNALAEVLFYRAKAQEEDGLVEEALVNYDSAVSLNPDDRGSLMRMVNLHITQKPSDESLDFINEQLEERPDDNFLKYKKGIVFELLKQYDSAYYYQKFREIDNPFEKQEWNLVLETLRAAQLKNQIAATYLQATSDSIAFSTSLASLNYSREYTKMTYGADINYAARTSGVGVQGGVNVSRIFTETIYADVGLLVGSRFFPKLKLYGNAYKGFKSGYEAQVGLSFARLQNDQNYLTLSLGASRTWEDIWVQARLSFSPTSVPFVDDSTIPSTTTFQSFLYTNVMVQARINVNARKDYFSVIVSGGSAPFDQQLEFQDNTFLNFTNVMVGAGYMYHMTPRSSLLVNGTWINFLSNQTTNNQIVLDQIYTNQYNLSVSFITRF; translated from the coding sequence ATGAAAATAAATAAATCTATAGGTATTTTAATTGTGATACTATTATCACAAGTAAGTTTACAGGCTCAAGAAATATATGATTCTTCAGATTTATATTTTGAAAAAGCAAAAGCCAGTATTGCAAACGAAGAATTTTCTAGAGCTGCTAAATTAAGTTGGAGAGGACTACAATTAGCTCCTGATGATTTGGATTTAAAAACATTACTTGGTGCTGCCAATTTACAATTAGGTAGATACGATACTGCAAGATGGGTATTAAGACAAGTATATGAAAAAAGGAGAAAGAATCCAGATATTTTAAAATACTTGGTAAATATTGAGCAAACTACACAAAGATATTCTGATGCAATTTGTTTTGTAAACGAACTATTAGAAATTACACCTTACTCTAGAGGATGGCACATGCGTAAAATTGCCATTTATAAAGAAATGGGTAATTATGAAGAAGCAGAAAGAGCCTTAAAACGTATTTATCAAATCTATCCTAATGATAGTCAACTTAAAGAAGAATACAATTATATAATGATTGGAGATGGTGATGAAGCCATCAAAAGTAAAAACTACGAAGAAGCTAGTGAAATTTATAAAACAATTATTACTAATACTCCAGAAAATAAAGATGCATACATTGGTATTATTAGAAATGAAATGCAAAAAGGTAATCCTGAAGCAGCTCTGCAGTACACCAATAGATCTCTTTTAGAATTACCATTAGATAGAGAGTTAGTAGAAAAGAAAATTGGTTTATTAGAGGCTTTGGGTAGACATGAAGAAGCCATAGTTTATATAGAATCTCAACCTATAAAAGATGCTTTTCCAGATATATATAAGAATACAAGACCTTACTTAATGCAGCAATCTGCAGATTTTAATGAGTACAATGATCCTTATGAAATTAATAAAAAATTAGCAGAAACTGGTAATTCTGTTGCTTTAGATTATGTAATAAAAAATAGTTTAGGAAAAGGGTATTATGTAGATGCTGAATATTTTTTAAATATCGCACTAAAAAGAAGCCCCAATTCTAAAGACTATTTAATAAAGCAAATGGAGCTTTACAAAGCTACCTTAAATACAGAGGAATATAATAAATCTGTATTGGCTTTGCATGAAAAATTCCCAACAGATACAGACATTACTTATGCATATAACAAGTTAATGTATGACACAGCAAAAGATTATGTAGCTAGTAATCAAGATCAATTGGCATTGCCAATTTTTGAAGAACTTGTATCATCTCCAGATTTTCAAAAAGAAGCTGAGCAACAGATTTATGGAATTTATATCTCTCAACAAAAATATGACGAGGCTACAGATCAAATTGATAAATTAATTGGCTTGGATCCTAACAATCCAGATTTTTTAAGAAGAAAATCTACCTTGTATCAAGAAATGGAATTGTTTGATGATGCATTAGAAATAACAAGAAACTTAGAACAAAACTATCCTTTAAACCAAACATATCCTGCCTTATATGTAGATCAAATAGAAGCATATGCTACGTATTTGATGAGGGAGCAAAGATATAGAGCTGTAATTCCAGTTGTAGAAGATGGTTTATCAAGAGAAAATAACAACAAAAGATTATTAGATATTGCAATTAATGCAGCTTCTGCCATTCCTGATTATGAAAAAGGAATTAATTATGGTTTAAGTGCATTGAGCTTTTATCCTAATAACAAAAATTTCAAATTAAAACTGTCTAATTTATATTCTCAAAATAAGGAATATACAAAAGCAAAAGGAGTTTTAGACACTTTAAGAACCACTTACATTTACGATAGAAAAATTAAAAATGCTTTAGCTGAAGTATTATTCTACAGAGCAAAAGCACAAGAAGAAGATGGTTTAGTAGAAGAAGCTTTGGTAAATTACGATTCTGCTGTATCATTAAATCCAGATGATAGAGGGTCTTTAATGAGAATGGTTAATTTACATATTACTCAAAAGCCAAGTGATGAATCTCTAGATTTTATAAATGAGCAATTAGAGGAAAGACCAGATGATAATTTTTTAAAATATAAGAAAGGTATTGTATTTGAATTGTTAAAACAATATGACTCAGCCTACTACTATCAAAAATTTAGAGAAATAGATAATCCTTTTGAAAAACAAGAATGGAATTTAGTTCTAGAAACCTTAAGAGCTGCACAGCTTAAAAATCAAATTGCAGCAACTTATTTACAAGCAACCTCAGATTCTATTGCTTTTAGTACATCTTTAGCTAGTTTAAATTATAGTAGAGAATATACTAAAATGACATATGGTGCAGATATTAATTATGCTGCAAGAACATCTGGAGTTGGTGTTCAAGGTGGAGTAAATGTTTCAAGAATTTTTACAGAAACCATTTATGCAGATGTTGGTTTATTAGTAGGATCTCGATTTTTCCCAAAATTAAAATTATATGGTAATGCCTATAAAGGTTTCAAATCTGGTTATGAGGCTCAAGTTGGTTTAAGTTTTGCAAGATTACAGAATGACCAAAACTATTTGACTTTAAGTCTTGGAGCATCTAGAACTTGGGAGGATATTTGGGTGCAAGCTAGGCTCTCCTTCTCTCCTACTTCAGTTCCTTTTGTTGATGATTCAACCATACCTTCTACAACCACTTTTCAAAGCTTTTTATATACCAATGTTATGGTTCAAGCACGGATTAATGTAAACGCAAGAAAAGATTATTTTTCTGTAATTGTTTCAGGAGGTAGTGCACCTTTTGATCAGCAGTTAGAGTTTCAAGATAATACTTTCTTAAACTTTACTAATGTTATGGTTGGTGCAGGTTACATGTATCACATGACCCCAAGATCTTCTTTACTAGTAAATGGAACTTGGATTAACTTCTTAAGTAATCAAACAACAAACAATCAGATTGTATTAGATCAAATTTATACCAATCAATACAACTTATCAGTTTCGTTTATTACAAGATTTTAA
- a CDS encoding DUF4838 domain-containing protein — MYSKQHNIAPKISIPLAADILVTNAANDFNTKFKTITGQSLQIERSNSLNKNSNYILLRVNPTQRDAFCVYKRDRNITIQGKSAQDLQYAISDFFKRYTNLTYDLLENTSVDFDVDEEIEIPEVFNHCSSPTFAYREPYYAPNFNPDFRAWNKTNYLELEWGIWGHNLPKILKDYKLPETAYAKVGKKRVESQFCFTSDSLLKYTKESVKRIYDSDHALNKFMILPNDNSLVCTCETCTAIGNTSKDAAPAVFSFMNKLAESNRKATFFTTAYVTVKSVPKFKPEPNTGLFYSTIAIQKGIPIEKSKYFEKFEADIKKWRNYLQNVYVWDYTVNFDNYFDIYPTLKVTQENLKLYQRLGVNGVFLHGSEYNYSTFQKLKASILAKLLWNPNLDIQKEVTDYFNAKYSKKLAEVLGNYYNFITDAFYLSNKELSIYSGIHETAKKYLDPKVYFAFYDEFDTHTQANKFDKDYLKIATALTFLRLEIMRDYGFGKYGFANFSTDNEIIVKNEAAILLDNLTAYSKSAKLDTYNEVGYQLKDYIESWRKTIYRNHKKKNYFYKKPFEIISKMDEDYTNTKALNDGAFGLKDYNTNWHIASIDDLTLKIDKKSIQKSEKITFTFLQDIKHNIFFPSSIEIKDEKLKTIKRVRLPLDDIKLDTKEVTIELPNSFDRKDLPDTFIVKISKSTIEGKNALACDEIIFN, encoded by the coding sequence TTGTATTCTAAACAACATAATATAGCTCCTAAAATTAGCATACCATTAGCTGCAGATATTTTAGTAACGAATGCTGCCAATGATTTTAACACTAAATTTAAAACCATTACAGGCCAATCGTTACAAATTGAAAGAAGCAATAGTTTAAATAAAAACAGTAACTATATTTTATTACGTGTAAACCCAACTCAAAGGGATGCTTTTTGTGTTTACAAAAGAGATAGAAACATCACTATACAAGGCAAAAGTGCTCAAGATTTACAATATGCAATAAGCGATTTCTTTAAAAGGTATACCAATTTAACTTATGATCTTTTAGAAAATACATCAGTTGATTTTGATGTTGATGAAGAAATAGAAATTCCTGAAGTTTTCAATCATTGCTCATCTCCTACATTTGCATATCGTGAACCTTATTATGCTCCTAACTTTAATCCAGATTTTAGAGCTTGGAATAAAACCAATTATTTAGAGTTAGAATGGGGAATTTGGGGTCATAATTTACCTAAGATTTTAAAAGATTATAAACTACCAGAAACTGCTTACGCTAAAGTTGGTAAAAAACGTGTAGAAAGCCAGTTTTGTTTTACTAGTGATAGTTTATTAAAATATACCAAAGAAAGTGTAAAGCGAATTTATGACAGTGATCATGCATTAAATAAATTCATGATTTTACCTAATGATAATAGTTTAGTTTGCACCTGTGAAACATGTACAGCAATAGGTAACACTTCTAAGGATGCAGCTCCTGCAGTTTTCAGTTTTATGAATAAACTAGCAGAAAGCAATAGAAAAGCTACATTTTTTACGACTGCTTACGTTACTGTAAAAAGTGTTCCTAAGTTTAAGCCTGAACCAAATACTGGGCTATTTTACAGTACAATAGCCATTCAAAAAGGAATTCCTATTGAAAAAAGCAAGTATTTTGAGAAGTTTGAAGCAGATATTAAAAAGTGGAGAAACTACTTACAAAACGTATATGTTTGGGATTATACTGTAAATTTTGATAACTATTTTGATATTTACCCTACTTTAAAAGTAACTCAAGAAAACCTAAAACTATATCAAAGATTAGGGGTAAATGGAGTTTTCTTGCATGGAAGTGAATACAATTATAGTACTTTTCAAAAGTTGAAAGCATCTATTTTAGCCAAGCTACTTTGGAATCCTAATTTAGATATTCAGAAAGAAGTAACTGACTACTTTAATGCCAAATATTCAAAAAAACTTGCAGAAGTTTTAGGCAATTATTACAATTTTATTACTGATGCCTTTTACTTAAGCAATAAAGAATTATCTATTTATAGTGGTATACATGAAACTGCAAAAAAGTATTTAGACCCTAAAGTTTATTTTGCTTTTTATGATGAGTTTGACACTCATACACAAGCCAATAAATTCGATAAAGATTACCTTAAAATTGCAACTGCTTTAACCTTTTTAAGGTTAGAAATTATGAGAGATTATGGTTTTGGCAAATATGGCTTTGCTAATTTTAGTACAGATAACGAAATTATTGTAAAAAATGAAGCTGCAATTTTACTAGATAATTTAACTGCATATAGCAAGTCTGCCAAATTAGATACCTATAATGAAGTAGGCTATCAATTAAAAGATTATATAGAGAGTTGGCGCAAAACGATTTATAGAAATCATAAGAAGAAAAACTACTTCTACAAGAAGCCATTTGAAATAATTTCAAAAATGGATGAAGACTATACAAATACAAAAGCGTTAAACGATGGTGCATTTGGGTTAAAAGATTACAATACTAATTGGCATATTGCATCTATAGATGATTTAACCTTAAAAATTGATAAAAAAAGCATACAAAAATCAGAAAAAATAACGTTTACCTTTTTACAAGATATTAAACACAACATCTTTTTTCCTAGTTCAATAGAAATTAAGGATGAAAAGTTGAAGACAATAAAAAGAGTAAGATTACCTCTAGATGACATTAAATTAGATACTAAAGAGGTTACTATAGAGTTGCCAAATTCTTTCGATAGGAAAGATTTACCAGATACTTTTATTGTAAAAATATCTAAAAGCACTATAGAAGGGAAAAATGCATTGGCATGTGATGAAATAATTTTTAATTAA